One window from the genome of Salmo salar chromosome ssa25, Ssal_v3.1, whole genome shotgun sequence encodes:
- the sp5a gene encoding transcription factor Sp5a, with product MAAVAVLRNETLQAFLQDRTPNSSPENCKHSPLALLAATCNRIGHHHGSSPADFLQVPYDTTLGSPSRIFHPWSNEGNPQSTLSSNSTFGLSSKSQLHIQSSFTSHHELPLTPPADPSYPYDFSPVNMLPCSMQSLQSSCPPTYVPAVSYAAPTAMPGFVTGHSGLVHQQQRQLSPSPGEDIPWWSLQQGNHVSHHHSITTQSLGHHRFQLQRGLVMGHTDFAQYQTQIAALLHTKSPLATARRCRRCRCPNCQSSTSNDEPGKKKQHICHIPGCGKVYGKTSHLKAHLRWHSGERPFVCNWLFCGKSFTRSDELQRHLRTHTGEKRFVCPDCCKRFMRSDHLAKHVKTHQNKKNKCHEKTFDHHVKREDMRNM from the exons ATGGCAGCAGTGGCTGTACTGCGGAATGAAACACTCCAGGCTTTTCTTCAG GACCGCACTCCTAACTCTTCTCCAGAAAACTGTAAGCACTCTCCACTGGCGCTCTTAGCTGCCACTTGTAACCGGATCGGACACCACCACGGATCAAGTCCGGCGGATTTCCTCCAGGTTCCTTATGACACTACTTTAGGCTCGCCGTCGCGAATTTTTCATCCTTGGAGTAACGAGGGGAATCCTCAAAGCACTCTCTCTAGCAATTCTACTTTTGGACTATCATCTAAATCCCAGCTCCACATTCAAAGTTCATTTACTTCCCACCACGAgctccctctcacccctccagCGGACCCTTCATATCCTTATGACTTTTCTCCAGTGAATATGTTACCGTGCTCAATGCAGTCGTTACAGTCCTCGTGCCCACCCACCTACGTCCCTGCTGTATCTTACGCAGCGCCAACTGCCATGCCAGGTTTCGTTACGGGACATTCTGGCCTTGTGCACCAGCAACAGAGGCAGTTGTCCCCTAGCCCAGGAGAGGACATTCCGTGGTGGAGTCTCCAACAGGGAAATCACGTCAGTCATCACCACTCAATCACCACTCAATCCCTTGGCCACCACCGTTTCCAACTGCAGAGGGGCTTGGTGATGGGGCATACAGACTTCGCGCAGTACCAGACTCAAATCGCTGCCCTCCTTCACACCAAGTCCCCCCTCGCAACAGCCCGAAGATGCCGGAGATGCAGGTGTCCCAACTGTCAGTCCTCCACCTCAAACGATGAGCCCGGCAAGAAAAAGCAGCACATCTGTCACATACCAGGGTGCGGGAAAGTTTATGGCAAAACTTCCCATCTCAAAGCGCACTTGAGGTGGCACTCGGGAGAGCGTCCATTTGTTTGTAACTGGCTTTTCTGTGGCAAGAGTTTCACCAGGTCTGATGAGCTGCAGAGACACCTGAGGACTCATACTGGGGAGAAGCGCTTTGTTTGTCCAGACTGTTGCAAGAGGTTCATGAGGAGTGACCATTTGGCAAAACATGTCAAAACTCACCAGAACAAAAAAAACAAGTGTCATGAGAAGACGTTTGATCATCACGTGAAAAGGGAAGATATGAGGAACATGTAG